The Wansuia hejianensis genomic interval CTCTTCCGCCCTGCACCATGATTCATCTTCTACAAAATGACCGTCACGTCTGAGATTTACCTCCATATTCCCGCCGCACACAGGGCATTTGGGAATGAGAGCCACCGGTATCCTGCAATCCTTTTGGTGTGCCACCATAGCCCGCACCTCAGCCTCATTCCCGTACAGCCTTCTATGACAGGCGTACGCACACTGGAACAGCCCGTAATCCCCCTGCACGGCAAAGATTCTCTCCGGATCAAATCCGGCCAGCCAAAACTGGTGATCTACGTTCGTAGTAATTACAAAATAATTTTTATCCTTCACCAGTTCCAACAGCTCCAAATAGGCTTTCCCGGCCTGCTGCCCATACCGGTTGCAGTATATATGCCTGCTCCAGTAAGCCCACTTTTCCTCTTGTGTAGCAAAAGGATAAAATCCGGCCGAGTACATATCCGTCATGTGATAACGCCGGATAAAATCGGAGAAGTATTTCTGAAACCTTTCCCCTCCATAGGTTAAACCAGCCGCCGCAGACATTCCGGCGCCGGCGCCGATCACAACCGCTTCAGCGCGTCCAAGCACTTCCTTCAACGTCCCCATGTTCCTTCCGCCTTTCTATGAATTTCCAGAACTCCGCTTGCAAAATCCTTTTTACAGTATATAATTATACTTAAGAGTTACATATATCTATA includes:
- a CDS encoding SIR2 family NAD-dependent protein deacylase, which gives rise to MGTLKEVLGRAEAVVIGAGAGMSAAAGLTYGGERFQKYFSDFIRRYHMTDMYSAGFYPFATQEEKWAYWSRHIYCNRYGQQAGKAYLELLELVKDKNYFVITTNVDHQFWLAGFDPERIFAVQGDYGLFQCAYACHRRLYGNEAEVRAMVAHQKDCRIPVALIPKCPVCGGNMEVNLRRDGHFVEDESWCRAEERYRRFLEKNSQKKVLFLELGVGMNTPGIIKYPFWQMTGRWKNAFYVCLNQGQSWAPEELKGRSLCVDEDIADVLEKLAKGKISGAGAEEQEVAAL